A portion of the Polaribacter cellanae genome contains these proteins:
- a CDS encoding MbnP family protein, with translation MKKYCILLIVILMTFNNCKEIDCCVNPPFINLKFTHNWDGVPLTNLDFNKLKFTTENGEKVSIERLRYLISNINLTGFKNYILVNVGENSGTEISILDVKDGIYDLTFRFGLSNEENIDGKYQFLNSVNFDVPTMLGGGYHFMQFDGKYINDNNQKTGFNYHTIRAVDKTDPADLKFEDTSFEINLGKVLIKGNTEIEVKVNIAEWFKNPNLWNLNELDTNLMGNFEAQKMMSANGKSVFSLGEVQ, from the coding sequence ATGAAAAAATATTGTATTCTATTAATTGTAATTTTAATGACTTTTAATAATTGTAAAGAAATCGATTGTTGTGTAAACCCTCCTTTTATCAATTTAAAATTTACCCATAATTGGGATGGAGTTCCATTAACAAATCTAGACTTTAATAAGCTAAAATTTACAACCGAAAATGGCGAAAAAGTAAGCATCGAAAGATTGCGTTATTTAATTTCGAACATCAATCTAACAGGTTTTAAAAATTATATTTTAGTAAATGTTGGCGAAAATTCTGGAACAGAAATTAGTATTTTAGATGTAAAAGATGGTATTTACGATCTTACTTTTCGTTTTGGACTTTCTAACGAAGAAAATATAGATGGTAAGTACCAATTTTTAAATTCTGTAAATTTCGATGTTCCTACAATGTTGGGGGGAGGTTATCATTTTATGCAATTTGATGGAAAATATATAAACGATAACAACCAAAAAACTGGTTTTAATTACCATACAATTAGAGCTGTTGATAAAACAGATCCTGCCGATTTAAAATTCGAAGACACTTCTTTTGAAATAAATCTTGGAAAAGTGCTAATTAAAGGCAACACCGAAATTGAAGTTAAGGTAAACATCGCAGAATGGTTTAAGAATCCGAATTTGTGGAATTTAAACGAATTAGACACCAATTTAATGGGCAATTTCGAGGCTCAAAAAATGATGAGTGCTAATGGAAAATCCGTTTTTTCTTTGGGGGAAGTACAGTAA